The following proteins come from a genomic window of Nostoc sp. ATCC 53789:
- the leuC gene encoding 3-isopropylmalate dehydratase large subunit: MSKGTLFDKVWDLHTVGTLPSGLTQLFIGLHLIHEVTSPQAFAMLRERGLKVLFPERTVATVDHIVPTENQARPFVDSLAEEMIQALENNCQENNITFYNIGSGSQGIVHVIAPELGLTQPGMTIACGDSHTSSHGAFGAIAFGIGTSQVRDVLASQTLALSKLKVRKIEVNGNLNPGVYAKDVILHIIRTLGVKGGVGYGYEFAGTTFEQMNMEERMTVCNMAIEGGARCGYVNPDQVTYDYLKGRDFAPKNADWDKAVAWWDSIKSDADAQYDDVVVFDAAEISPTVTWGITPGQGIGVNQLVPQPEELLEEDRFIAEEAYRYMDLYPGQPIKGTKIDVCFIGSCTNGRISDLREAAKIAKGRHVAEGIKAFVVPGSERVKQEAETEGLDKIFQEAGFEWREPGCSMCLAMNPDKLQGRQISASSSNRNFKGRQGSSSGRTLLMSPAMVATAAIKGEVSDVRELL, from the coding sequence ATGAGCAAAGGTACCCTGTTTGATAAAGTTTGGGACTTACACACCGTTGGTACACTTCCCTCTGGGCTGACGCAACTATTTATCGGGCTTCACCTAATTCATGAAGTCACCAGTCCCCAGGCCTTTGCTATGTTACGCGAGAGGGGTCTAAAAGTACTGTTTCCAGAGCGGACTGTTGCCACAGTTGATCATATTGTGCCGACAGAAAATCAGGCGCGTCCTTTTGTTGATAGTTTGGCAGAAGAGATGATTCAGGCGCTCGAAAATAACTGCCAAGAAAATAACATAACTTTTTACAACATCGGTTCTGGTAGTCAGGGTATAGTTCATGTCATCGCTCCAGAACTGGGACTGACTCAACCAGGAATGACGATCGCTTGTGGAGATAGCCACACTTCCAGTCATGGGGCATTTGGTGCGATCGCATTTGGCATTGGTACTAGTCAAGTCCGGGATGTTCTCGCTTCCCAAACCCTCGCCCTCTCAAAACTCAAAGTCCGCAAAATTGAAGTTAACGGCAACCTGAACCCAGGAGTTTACGCCAAAGATGTCATCCTGCATATCATCCGCACCCTTGGCGTTAAAGGTGGTGTGGGCTATGGCTACGAATTTGCAGGTACGACATTTGAACAAATGAATATGGAAGAGAGGATGACTGTCTGCAATATGGCGATCGAAGGCGGTGCTAGATGCGGCTATGTCAATCCCGATCAAGTCACCTACGATTACCTCAAAGGCAGAGATTTTGCTCCCAAAAATGCAGATTGGGATAAAGCAGTGGCTTGGTGGGATTCCATCAAGAGCGATGCTGATGCCCAGTACGATGATGTAGTGGTATTCGACGCTGCGGAAATTTCTCCTACCGTCACCTGGGGGATTACTCCTGGTCAAGGTATCGGTGTCAACCAGTTAGTGCCTCAACCAGAAGAATTGCTCGAAGAAGACCGATTTATTGCCGAAGAAGCTTACCGCTACATGGATTTATATCCTGGTCAACCCATCAAGGGCACTAAAATAGATGTCTGCTTTATTGGTAGTTGCACCAACGGCAGAATTAGTGATTTACGGGAAGCGGCGAAAATCGCCAAAGGTCGCCATGTTGCAGAGGGAATAAAAGCCTTTGTTGTCCCCGGTTCTGAAAGGGTGAAGCAAGAGGCGGAAACTGAAGGACTGGATAAAATCTTTCAGGAAGCTGGATTTGAATGGCGTGAACCGGGATGTTCTATGTGCCTAGCCATGAACCCCGATAAGCTACAAGGAAGACAAATCAGTGCTTCCTCATCTAACCGCAACTTTAAAGGCAGACAAGGTTCCTCTTCTGGTCGGACATTGTTAATGAGTCCGGCGATGGTTGCCACAGCTGCGATTAAAGGCGAAGTCTCTGATGTGCGCGAGTTGCTGTAA
- the leuD gene encoding 3-isopropylmalate dehydratase small subunit — protein MVSEVKTVSGRGIPLVGNDIDTDRIIPARYLKAVTFDGLGEGAFIDDRTALKGEHPFDQPQYQGANILIVNRNFGCGSSREHAPQAIAKWGIQALIGESFAEIFFGNCVAMGIPCLTADAATVKQLQELVAANPQAAVTVNLETLQVQIDDYTAPVAIGEGTRSTFISGTWDACGQLVANASQVRTTAARLPYIGWGNIAAS, from the coding sequence ATGGTGAGTGAAGTTAAAACAGTTTCAGGGCGCGGTATACCTTTGGTGGGCAATGATATAGATACCGATCGCATTATTCCCGCGCGATATTTAAAAGCCGTTACCTTTGATGGGTTAGGCGAAGGTGCGTTTATTGATGACCGGACAGCACTTAAAGGTGAACATCCCTTTGACCAACCGCAATATCAAGGCGCGAATATTTTAATAGTCAACCGTAACTTTGGCTGTGGTTCATCACGGGAACACGCACCCCAAGCGATCGCAAAATGGGGAATCCAAGCTTTAATAGGTGAAAGCTTCGCAGAAATCTTTTTCGGTAACTGTGTGGCAATGGGTATACCTTGTCTGACAGCCGACGCTGCTACTGTTAAACAACTGCAAGAGTTAGTAGCTGCCAATCCTCAAGCCGCCGTGACAGTAAATCTGGAAACTTTGCAAGTGCAAATTGATGATTATACTGCCCCAGTTGCGATCGGTGAAGGTACAAGAAGCACATTTATTTCTGGGACTTGGGATGCTTGCGGTCAGTTGGTGGCGAATGCTAGCCAAGTTCGGACAACAGCTGCAAGATTACCCTACATAGGTTGGGGCAATATAGCCGCAAGTTAG
- the glgB gene encoding 1,4-alpha-glucan branching enzyme encodes MSMTTIAPEQVNSIVWNQHNDPFEILGSHPIEQDGKTVWAVRAYLPNASAVWVVLPEQRKEYPMQTVHHPHFFECTIETAELANYQLRIKEGEHERVTYDPYAFRSPNLTDFDLHLFSEGNHHRIYEKLGAHTTEIGGVKGVYFAVWAPNARNVSLLGDFNLWDGRKHQMRKGPTGVWELFIPEIGVGEHYKYEIKNFEGHIYEKSDPYGFQQEPRPKTASIVTDLDAYTWDDESWMEKRRHTDPLTQPVSVYEVHLGSWLHASSAEPAKLPNGETEPVVIVSELKPGARFLTYRELADRLIPYVKEFGYTHIEMLPIAEHPFDGSWGYQVTGYYAPTSRFGSPEDFMYFVDKCHQNDIGVIVDWVPGHFPKDGHGLAFFDGSHLYEHADPRKGEHKEWGTLVFNYGRHEVSNFLAANALFWFDKYHIDGIRVDAVASMLYNDYCREPGEWLPNQYGGRENLEAADFLRQVNHIIFSYFPGILSIAEESTSWPMVSWPTYTGGLGFNLKWNMGWMHDMLDYFSMDPWFRQFHQNNITFSMWYNHSENFMLALSHDEVVHGKSNIIGKMPGDTWQKLANIRCLFSYMFAHPGKKTMFMSMEFGQWSEWNAWADLEWHLLQHEAHQQLKTFFQELNHLYRSEPVLYTQDFAEPGFEWIDCSDNRHSVVSFIRRDKDSDDFAIVVCNFTPQPHSHYRIGVPQKGFYTELFNSDARQYGGSNMGNLGGKWTDDWSLHSRPYSLDLCLPPLGVLILKLDKKKTAELMG; translated from the coding sequence ATGTCCATGACCACGATCGCCCCTGAACAGGTTAACAGCATCGTTTGGAATCAGCATAACGATCCCTTTGAAATACTAGGTTCTCATCCCATAGAACAAGACGGCAAAACTGTCTGGGCTGTGCGGGCCTACTTACCAAATGCAAGTGCAGTATGGGTTGTTCTTCCTGAACAACGGAAAGAATACCCAATGCAAACAGTGCATCATCCTCACTTTTTTGAATGCACTATTGAAACCGCAGAACTGGCAAACTACCAGTTACGGATTAAAGAAGGAGAACATGAGCGTGTTACTTATGATCCTTACGCCTTCCGTTCTCCTAATTTGACAGATTTTGATTTGCATTTATTTAGTGAAGGCAACCATCACCGAATATACGAAAAACTGGGAGCGCACACCACGGAAATAGGCGGCGTTAAGGGCGTTTATTTTGCAGTTTGGGCACCCAATGCTCGTAACGTTTCATTGTTGGGAGATTTCAACCTCTGGGATGGGCGCAAACACCAAATGCGTAAAGGGCCAACCGGGGTTTGGGAATTGTTTATTCCTGAAATCGGTGTGGGAGAGCATTACAAATATGAAATCAAAAATTTTGAAGGACACATTTACGAAAAATCCGATCCCTACGGTTTCCAGCAAGAACCCCGCCCGAAAACGGCATCTATTGTCACTGATTTAGATGCTTACACTTGGGATGACGAAAGCTGGATGGAGAAGCGGCGACATACTGATCCCCTTACCCAGCCCGTCTCAGTTTATGAAGTGCATTTAGGGTCTTGGTTACACGCTTCGAGTGCCGAACCTGCTAAACTGCCAAATGGTGAAACTGAACCGGTAGTTATCGTTTCGGAACTTAAGCCGGGCGCACGCTTCCTTACCTACCGGGAACTAGCTGACCGACTAATTCCTTATGTCAAAGAATTTGGATACACCCATATAGAAATGCTACCCATTGCGGAGCATCCCTTTGATGGTTCTTGGGGTTATCAAGTAACTGGGTACTATGCTCCCACCTCCCGTTTTGGCAGCCCCGAAGATTTCATGTATTTTGTTGACAAATGTCACCAAAATGATATAGGGGTAATTGTGGATTGGGTTCCGGGTCACTTCCCCAAAGATGGACATGGTTTAGCTTTCTTTGATGGTAGCCACCTGTACGAACACGCTGACCCTCGCAAAGGTGAACACAAAGAATGGGGTACTTTGGTGTTCAACTATGGTCGCCATGAAGTTAGTAATTTCCTCGCAGCCAATGCCCTCTTCTGGTTCGACAAGTATCACATTGACGGGATTCGTGTAGATGCTGTTGCCTCGATGCTCTATAACGACTATTGCCGCGAACCCGGAGAATGGCTGCCCAACCAGTACGGCGGCAGAGAAAATCTAGAAGCAGCAGATTTTCTGCGTCAGGTCAATCACATTATCTTTAGCTATTTCCCCGGCATTCTCTCAATTGCTGAAGAATCTACTTCCTGGCCAATGGTATCTTGGCCCACCTACACAGGCGGACTGGGTTTTAACTTGAAGTGGAATATGGGCTGGATGCACGATATGCTGGATTACTTCAGCATGGACCCTTGGTTCCGCCAGTTCCACCAAAACAATATCACCTTTAGTATGTGGTACAACCACAGTGAGAACTTCATGCTGGCTCTATCCCACGATGAAGTGGTGCATGGCAAGAGCAATATCATCGGTAAAATGCCGGGAGATACATGGCAGAAGTTAGCTAATATCCGTTGTTTATTTAGCTATATGTTTGCTCACCCAGGCAAGAAAACCATGTTTATGAGCATGGAGTTTGGGCAGTGGAGTGAGTGGAATGCTTGGGCAGATTTGGAGTGGCATTTATTGCAGCATGAAGCCCACCAACAGTTAAAAACGTTTTTCCAGGAATTGAACCATCTCTACCGTTCTGAGCCTGTTTTGTACACTCAGGATTTTGCTGAACCTGGGTTTGAATGGATTGACTGTAGTGATAATCGCCATAGTGTAGTTTCCTTCATCCGTCGTGACAAGGATTCTGATGATTTTGCGATCGTGGTTTGCAATTTTACACCGCAACCCCATTCTCACTACCGCATCGGTGTACCGCAAAAGGGATTTTATACTGAGTTGTTCAATAGTGATGCACGTCAATATGGTGGCAGCAATATGGGCAACTTAGGCGGTAAGTGGACGGATGATTGGTCTTTGCACAGTCGTCCCTATTCGCTAGATTTGTGTTTGCCACCTTTGGGTGTGTTGATTCTCAAGTTGGATAAGAAGAAGACTGCTGAATTAATGGGATAA
- a CDS encoding penicillin-binding protein 2 has protein sequence MQKLPSRTRLRKSRNPAFKKQQKGSKRGLLGTLASNIQNQTSNTKSRLFVVWGVLMAAGLGLGIKLYNLQIVKGTKLTEQARNQQMVDLRPFMPRRPVVDRNSELLAIDRPVYTLYAHPKLFDKSNEEMAERLAPILAKDTAELVKTFQSKKSGIILAPALPEEIIDRVTSLRLNGLELIQKYSRYYPPDDLVADVVGYVNVDRRGQAGVEYSQEKLLERPVQTVRLSRSGNGAVMPDHAPEGFLHFDDLRLQLTIDSRLQRIASLALKQQMEKFDAKRGAVIVMDALDGSLLALVSQPTYNPNEYAKANISLFKNWTVADLYEPGSTFKPLNVAIALENNVIKPDDMFNDSGSIRVANYTIKNAMNNGNGRISIAQILQYSSNIGMVQIIQRLKPSIYYNWLERLGLGQKVDTDLPFEVGGRLKSQEEFIASPIEPATTSFGQGFSMTPIQLVQMHGALANGGKLVTPHVVRGLIDTKGQMHDSPTRTISRQIFSAATAQKVVEMMETVVNEGSGKAAQIPGYRIAGKTGTAQKASPNGGYIKGARMTSFVAILPVESPRYVVFALVDEPKGESAYGSTVAAPIVKSVIEALIPLEEIPPSKPIEQQPKVP, from the coding sequence ATGCAAAAATTACCAAGCAGAACAAGATTAAGAAAGTCTCGGAATCCAGCCTTCAAAAAGCAGCAGAAGGGTTCTAAACGAGGGTTATTGGGGACACTTGCCTCTAATATCCAAAACCAAACATCCAATACCAAGTCCCGGCTGTTCGTCGTCTGGGGCGTATTAATGGCAGCAGGATTGGGGTTAGGTATCAAGTTGTATAACTTGCAAATTGTCAAGGGAACAAAATTAACGGAGCAGGCGCGGAACCAGCAAATGGTGGATTTGCGACCTTTTATGCCCCGCCGCCCGGTGGTAGATCGCAATAGTGAACTGTTGGCGATTGACCGTCCTGTGTATACTTTGTACGCTCATCCCAAGCTGTTTGATAAGTCTAATGAAGAGATGGCAGAGCGACTTGCCCCAATATTGGCCAAAGATACTGCTGAATTGGTGAAAACTTTTCAAAGTAAAAAAAGCGGAATTATACTTGCCCCAGCCCTACCGGAAGAAATTATTGATCGCGTGACTTCTTTGCGTTTAAATGGCTTAGAGTTAATTCAAAAATACTCCCGATATTATCCGCCAGACGATTTGGTTGCTGATGTGGTGGGTTATGTGAATGTTGACCGTCGTGGTCAAGCAGGTGTGGAATATTCTCAAGAGAAGTTGTTAGAACGTCCTGTGCAAACGGTGCGGCTCAGTCGCTCTGGTAATGGAGCCGTGATGCCAGATCATGCACCGGAAGGTTTTCTGCATTTTGATGATTTGCGGCTACAACTCACAATCGATAGCCGTCTGCAACGGATTGCTAGCCTGGCACTCAAACAACAAATGGAGAAGTTTGATGCTAAACGTGGGGCGGTAATTGTAATGGATGCGTTGGATGGTTCCTTACTCGCCCTCGTTTCTCAGCCTACCTATAACCCTAATGAATACGCTAAAGCTAATATCTCGCTGTTCAAAAACTGGACGGTGGCGGATCTTTATGAACCGGGATCGACTTTTAAGCCTTTGAATGTGGCGATCGCTCTGGAAAATAATGTCATCAAACCAGATGATATGTTTAATGACTCCGGTTCTATTCGAGTGGCTAATTACACCATCAAAAATGCGATGAATAATGGTAATGGGCGAATCAGTATCGCTCAAATTTTGCAATATTCCAGCAACATTGGCATGGTGCAAATTATCCAACGCTTAAAGCCTTCAATCTACTACAACTGGCTAGAACGTTTGGGGCTAGGACAAAAAGTTGATACAGATTTACCTTTTGAAGTTGGCGGTCGGCTTAAAAGTCAAGAAGAATTTATCGCTTCGCCAATTGAACCAGCTACTACTTCCTTTGGGCAAGGTTTTTCGATGACACCGATACAGCTAGTGCAAATGCACGGTGCTTTAGCCAATGGCGGTAAATTGGTTACACCCCATGTAGTACGCGGGTTGATTGATACCAAAGGGCAGATGCATGATTCACCCACTCGGACTATATCACGCCAAATTTTCTCAGCCGCAACAGCCCAAAAGGTTGTAGAAATGATGGAAACTGTTGTTAATGAAGGCAGTGGTAAGGCGGCACAAATTCCCGGATATCGCATTGCTGGTAAAACTGGTACAGCCCAAAAAGCTAGTCCTAATGGTGGTTATATCAAGGGTGCTAGAATGACCAGTTTCGTGGCTATTTTACCAGTAGAATCTCCTCGCTATGTAGTGTTTGCACTGGTGGATGAGCCAAAAGGAGAAAGTGCTTATGGTTCTACTGTTGCTGCACCAATTGTTAAGTCAGTAATCGAAGCACTGATTCCTCTTGAGGAGATTCCGCCAAGTAAGCCGATTGAGCAACAGCCGAAAGTGCCGTAG
- a CDS encoding iron-containing redox enzyme family protein yields the protein MQSNLVIFPNAGTAKKSTQTEERTITKYHRAEEQFIELLAMEDLDHQLDVKPAIASEFEQALSTAIRAAYKNDRSDEQAHRFLQRILYRINRLKLFWYDDLQHYTNERSLYLSSCRDQIEAAWQNWELAQIDLPALQQLDVKHALIERASADLNPPLSDSSRYIREDMTEAGYRHLLAIGSFDGLVEGSRLCYVLGGAANEVQCTLVRVLLEEYGNGRLSRKHSTFFAQMLAEFGMNTEPEGYFDLVPWEVLACANHNFLTTDRKRYFLRYCGALTYFEVAGPAAYKNYLAAAQRLGLSEAAMGYWELHIREDERHGRWMLDDVALSLAEQYPKNAWELLLGYDQEKLMGDRAATAVVRSIREAKQFV from the coding sequence ATGCAAAGCAATTTAGTTATATTTCCTAATGCTGGGACTGCGAAAAAAAGCACCCAAACAGAAGAAAGAACAATTACCAAGTACCACCGTGCTGAGGAGCAATTTATAGAACTGCTAGCAATGGAGGATTTGGATCATCAGCTGGATGTAAAACCTGCAATAGCTAGTGAGTTTGAACAGGCGCTCTCAACAGCAATTCGCGCCGCTTATAAAAACGATCGCTCTGATGAACAGGCTCACCGTTTTTTGCAACGGATACTTTATCGAATTAATCGGCTTAAGCTGTTTTGGTACGACGATTTGCAGCATTATACCAATGAGCGATCGCTTTATTTATCCTCATGTCGCGATCAAATTGAGGCTGCTTGGCAAAACTGGGAACTGGCACAGATCGATTTACCAGCGCTGCAACAATTGGATGTCAAGCACGCTTTAATTGAGCGTGCATCCGCCGATTTAAATCCGCCTTTGTCGGATAGTAGCCGCTATATTCGTGAGGATATGACTGAAGCTGGCTATCGTCACCTGCTAGCGATCGGTTCCTTTGATGGCTTGGTTGAAGGTAGTCGTCTATGCTACGTATTGGGTGGTGCTGCTAATGAAGTGCAGTGTACGCTGGTGCGAGTACTACTAGAAGAATACGGCAATGGTCGTTTATCCCGCAAGCACTCGACATTTTTTGCCCAAATGCTGGCTGAGTTTGGGATGAACACTGAACCAGAAGGATACTTCGATTTAGTGCCTTGGGAAGTTCTAGCTTGTGCTAATCATAATTTTTTGACCACCGATCGCAAACGCTATTTCCTACGTTATTGTGGTGCGTTGACATATTTTGAAGTGGCTGGCCCTGCGGCTTATAAAAACTATCTGGCGGCGGCGCAACGATTGGGACTGTCAGAGGCGGCGATGGGTTATTGGGAACTGCACATCAGGGAAGATGAACGCCACGGTCGTTGGATGTTAGATGATGTTGCTTTGTCTTTAGCAGAACAGTATCCCAAGAATGCGTGGGAACTCCTGCTTGGGTATGACCAGGAGAAACTAATGGGCGATCGCGCCGCTACTGCTGTTGTGCGATCGATACGCGAAGCAAAACAATTCGTCTGA
- a CDS encoding methyltransferase, translated as MKDIFFCPEESNFYSNCLESFVIRNCKNSESIVEFGSGDGSPVINSLLRNNFNGVIQGFELNTSALKVANSTIDEYNLTNKYIIHNSSLFNSSQPDAEYLVANPPYLPAPDDDIYIPLLFGGVDGATVTNDLLSLDYENVLVLISSFSNPINTLNLAKQNGYYVQNFMVLPLQFGYYSSEPKVKKHIEELRKNKMAFYSGDYYFLAGVLFTKSQNPGIDLSNQLAQVMTSL; from the coding sequence ATGAAAGATATCTTTTTTTGTCCTGAAGAATCCAATTTCTACTCAAACTGTTTAGAAAGCTTTGTGATCAGAAATTGTAAAAATTCTGAATCTATTGTGGAGTTTGGTTCAGGAGATGGCAGCCCTGTAATTAATTCCTTATTGAGAAACAACTTTAATGGCGTAATCCAGGGATTTGAATTAAATACTTCTGCATTGAAGGTTGCCAATTCAACCATCGATGAATACAATCTCACAAATAAATATATAATACATAATTCATCTTTGTTTAATTCGTCTCAACCAGATGCCGAGTATCTTGTAGCCAATCCACCCTATCTACCCGCACCAGATGACGATATTTATATACCACTTTTATTTGGGGGCGTAGATGGAGCAACAGTTACCAATGATCTTTTGTCGTTAGATTATGAAAATGTCTTGGTTTTAATATCTAGCTTTTCTAATCCCATAAATACGTTGAACCTAGCAAAACAAAATGGTTATTATGTTCAAAATTTCATGGTGTTACCTTTGCAGTTCGGCTACTATAGCTCGGAGCCAAAAGTAAAAAAACACATAGAAGAACTCCGAAAAAACAAAATGGCGTTTTATTCTGGTGATTATTATTTTTTAGCTGGCGTTTTATTTACAAAATCACAGAATCCTGGAATTGATTTATCTAATCAATTAGCTCAGGTGATGACGAGTTTGTGA
- a CDS encoding glycerophosphodiester phosphodiesterase, which produces MAISTTSPIIIAHRGASGYRPEHTLAAYELAIALGADYIEPDLVSTKDGVLIARHENEISETTDVVSHVEFAHRQTTKIIDGESKTGWFTEDFTLAEVKTLRAKERIGQLRSQNTAYDGLFEIPTLQEIIDLVKRKSAEINRAIGIYPETKHPTYFKSIGLALEPPLLATLTANGYEGANAPIFIQSFEVSNLQDLSTKTDLPLVQLLNNSGKPNDFVVSGDERTYADLVTASGLEEIAKYAQAVGVHKNLLVPRDSSGKLRRRGAACRQTSPTSLVTDAHTAGLLVHVWTFRNEDYFLPLDFQGNPQEEYELFFSLGIDGVFSDYPDTASTVKENLRLKPYSS; this is translated from the coding sequence GTGGCTATTAGTACAACATCTCCAATTATCATTGCACACCGAGGCGCTAGCGGCTATCGTCCAGAACATACTTTAGCTGCTTATGAATTAGCGATTGCATTGGGTGCTGATTATATTGAACCTGATTTAGTTTCCACCAAAGACGGTGTTTTAATTGCTCGTCACGAAAATGAGATTTCTGAAACCACCGACGTTGTTAGCCATGTAGAATTTGCTCACCGTCAAACCACCAAAATAATTGATGGCGAATCAAAAACTGGCTGGTTTACTGAAGATTTTACCTTGGCAGAAGTGAAAACACTACGAGCCAAAGAGCGAATTGGGCAACTGCGATCGCAAAATACCGCTTATGATGGACTCTTTGAAATTCCTACGCTACAAGAAATCATTGATTTAGTGAAGCGTAAAAGTGCCGAAATTAATCGTGCGATCGGCATTTATCCAGAAACTAAGCACCCAACTTACTTTAAATCTATTGGGTTAGCCTTAGAACCACCCCTACTTGCAACTTTGACAGCCAACGGTTATGAGGGCGCTAATGCACCTATTTTCATTCAGTCTTTTGAAGTGAGTAATTTACAAGATTTATCTACAAAGACTGATTTACCTCTGGTGCAATTGCTGAATAACAGTGGTAAGCCTAATGATTTTGTCGTTAGTGGCGATGAACGCACTTATGCAGATTTAGTCACTGCATCAGGTTTAGAAGAGATTGCTAAATATGCACAGGCGGTTGGGGTTCATAAAAATTTGCTGGTTCCTAGAGATAGTAGTGGTAAATTGCGTAGACGCGGAGCGGCTTGTCGCCAGACATCGCCTACATCTTTAGTAACTGACGCTCACACGGCTGGTTTGCTGGTTCATGTCTGGACTTTCCGCAATGAAGACTACTTTTTGCCACTGGATTTTCAAGGAAATCCCCAAGAGGAATATGAACTATTTTTCAGCTTAGGTATTGATGGCGTATTTAGCGATTACCCAGATACGGCTTCTACTGTGAAGGAAAATCTTCGGCTTAAACCTTATTCATCCTAA